Proteins from a single region of Euwallacea similis isolate ESF13 chromosome 21, ESF131.1, whole genome shotgun sequence:
- the Tsf1 gene encoding transferrin isoform X1 — MKPVCVFVLFLAIATSSVVSETRFRKNVRQDYKMCVAENLLDLCNEMANQETKSTAKIICIPARDRMECIEKIKERQADFLTVDPEDMYVAKNVPDEDFAVFEEIRTKEEPEAEFRYEAVAVIHKDLNINGIEGLKGLNSCHTGVGRNVGYKIPLTKLKHKGIIGNLAEPDISPRENELKALSNLFSNACIVGKWSPDPKINLKLKQKYSNLCALCEHPDICDYPDLYSGYDGALRCLAHHGGQVAWTKVIYVKKFFGLPVGITPAKPTNEDPTKFAYLCPDGSRVPTTETPCTWAARPWQGYMTNAAVAKSVDELRRKIENLNSIGSKSHAAWMEKILELNDKSAPKENKIISPGDYLDKANYTDVVERDHGPPFKSVRFCVTSKEEKNKCRSLSQASFSRNIRPRFDCVQGQSVDDCLEIISKNGADIITLDGGFVDVAIKNFDLKPILAEQYGSTGGSYYAVAVVKRDSHIESFEDLRGKKSCHTGIGRTAGYNAPLYTLVSKGLIRDGDCPYPKALAEFFNGGSCLPGAKNWKYNLDGATSDKLCSLCGGEVDTKNSATKCNFDQSESYSGYTGAFRCVVEGGGDVAFVKHVTVPGNTDGNNQEAWAKDLKSEDYELLCPDGNRAPVSDYARCYLAQAPPHMVVTSNEKPDSLVDEIRNALISASTQFTERPDLFKLFGSFNGKKDLLFKDSATGLISFAGDSEVQKEYSKLLSVINACH; from the exons GATGGaatgtattgaaaaaatcaaagaacgACAGGCTGATTTCTTAACTGTTGATCCTGAGGATATGTATGTGGCAAAAAATGTCCCTGACGAAGATTTTGCGGTGTTTGAGGAAATCCGCACTAAGGAAGAACCAGAAG CCGAATTCCGATATGAAGCGGTGGCAGTAATCCACAAAGATCTCAATATTAATGGCATCGAAGGCCTTAAAGGTCTTAACTCATGTCATACCGGGGTGGGAAGAAATGTGGGATACAAAATCCCTCTCACTAAGCTCAAGCACAAAGGCATTATAGGCAATCTGGCTGAGCCAGACATATCTCCAAGGGAAAACGAGTTAAAGGCTCTTTCCAATCTCTTCAGCAATGCCTGTATCGTGGGCAAATGGTCTCCGGACCCCAAAATCAATCTTAAACTTA AGcagaaatattcaaatcttTGCGCGCTTTGTGAACATCCAGACATATGCGATTATCCGGACCTTTATTCTGGGTACGATGGAGCATTGAGATGTCTGGCCCACCATGGAGGTCAAGTTGCATGGACAAAGGTCATATACGTCAAGAAGTTCTTTGGG CTTCCAGTAGGAATTACCCCAGCCAAACCAACCAATGAAGACCCCACTAAATTCGCTTACCTTTGCCCTGATGGAAGTAGAGTTCCTACAACAGAAACTCCTTGCACGTGGGCCGCTAGGCCTTGGCAAGGCTATATGACCAATGCAGCTGTTGCCAAGTCCGTTGACGAGTTAAGGAGAAAGATTGAGAATTTGAACAGCATTGGAAGTAAAAGTCATGCAGCTTGGATGGAGAAAATTTTAGAGCTGAACGATAAGAGTGCACCTAAGGAAAATAAGATTATATCTCCTGGAGACTACCTAGATAAGGCCAATTATACAGATGTCGTGGAGAGAGATCATGGACCACCATTCAAAAGTGTTAGATTCTGCGTCACGTCGAAGGAGGAGAAAAACAAATGTCGTTCGCTAAGCCAAGCATCATTTTCCAGAAACATCAGACCCCGATTCGATTGTGTCCAAGGACAAAGTGTTGATGACTGTCTGGAAATTATCAGCAAAAACGGGGCTGATATTATCACTTTAGATG GAGGTTTCGTGGATGTAGCAATAAAGAACTTCGACCTCAAACCAATCCTGGCAGAGCAATATGGATCGACTGGTGGTTCCTATTATGCGGTGGCTGTAGTGAAACGAGATTCTCATATTGAAAGTTTTGAAGATTTAAGAGGAAAGAAATCTTGCCATACTGGAATAGGCAGGACTGCAGGTTATAATGCTCCACTCTATACCTTGGTATCCAAAGGGCTAATCAGAGATGGAGATTGTCCTTATCCTAAGGCTTTAGCTGAATTTTTCAACGGTGGCAGTTGTTTACCTGGTGCTAAAAATTGGAA GTACAACTTGGATGGCGCCACATCCGACAAACTTTGTTCGCTTTGTGGGGGTGAAGTAGACACGAAAAACTCGGCCACTAAGTGCAATTTTGACCAATCTGAGTCTTACAGCGGTTATACTGGAGCCTTTAGATGTGTTGTAGAAGGAGGAGGCGATGTAGCTTTCGTCAAACATGTCACTGTTCCTGGAAATACTg ATGGCAACAACCAAGAGGCATGGGCTAAAGACCTGAAGTCTGAGGACTATGAGCTCTTATGCCCTGACGGAAATAGAGCTCCGGTGTCTGATTATGCACGGTGCTACTTAGCTCAAGCCCCTCCTCATATG GTAGTGACATCAAATGAAAAACCCGACTCTTTGGTGGATGAAATCCGGAACGCTTTGATCTCAGCGAGTACCCAGTTCACTGAGAGACCTGACTTGTTCAAGTTATTTGGTTCTTTTAATGGCAAAAAGGATTTACTTTTTAAG GACTCCGCGACTGGTCTTATATCGTTTGCTGGTGATTCAGAGGTGCAGAAAGAATATTCCAAACTACTATCGGTGATCAATGCTTGCCATTAA
- the Tsf1 gene encoding transferrin isoform X2, with the protein MCVAENLLDLCNEMANQETKSTAKIICIPARDRMECIEKIKERQADFLTVDPEDMYVAKNVPDEDFAVFEEIRTKEEPEAEFRYEAVAVIHKDLNINGIEGLKGLNSCHTGVGRNVGYKIPLTKLKHKGIIGNLAEPDISPRENELKALSNLFSNACIVGKWSPDPKINLKLKQKYSNLCALCEHPDICDYPDLYSGYDGALRCLAHHGGQVAWTKVIYVKKFFGLPVGITPAKPTNEDPTKFAYLCPDGSRVPTTETPCTWAARPWQGYMTNAAVAKSVDELRRKIENLNSIGSKSHAAWMEKILELNDKSAPKENKIISPGDYLDKANYTDVVERDHGPPFKSVRFCVTSKEEKNKCRSLSQASFSRNIRPRFDCVQGQSVDDCLEIISKNGADIITLDGGFVDVAIKNFDLKPILAEQYGSTGGSYYAVAVVKRDSHIESFEDLRGKKSCHTGIGRTAGYNAPLYTLVSKGLIRDGDCPYPKALAEFFNGGSCLPGAKNWKYNLDGATSDKLCSLCGGEVDTKNSATKCNFDQSESYSGYTGAFRCVVEGGGDVAFVKHVTVPGNTDGNNQEAWAKDLKSEDYELLCPDGNRAPVSDYARCYLAQAPPHMVVTSNEKPDSLVDEIRNALISASTQFTERPDLFKLFGSFNGKKDLLFKDSATGLISFAGDSEVQKEYSKLLSVINACH; encoded by the exons GATGGaatgtattgaaaaaatcaaagaacgACAGGCTGATTTCTTAACTGTTGATCCTGAGGATATGTATGTGGCAAAAAATGTCCCTGACGAAGATTTTGCGGTGTTTGAGGAAATCCGCACTAAGGAAGAACCAGAAG CCGAATTCCGATATGAAGCGGTGGCAGTAATCCACAAAGATCTCAATATTAATGGCATCGAAGGCCTTAAAGGTCTTAACTCATGTCATACCGGGGTGGGAAGAAATGTGGGATACAAAATCCCTCTCACTAAGCTCAAGCACAAAGGCATTATAGGCAATCTGGCTGAGCCAGACATATCTCCAAGGGAAAACGAGTTAAAGGCTCTTTCCAATCTCTTCAGCAATGCCTGTATCGTGGGCAAATGGTCTCCGGACCCCAAAATCAATCTTAAACTTA AGcagaaatattcaaatcttTGCGCGCTTTGTGAACATCCAGACATATGCGATTATCCGGACCTTTATTCTGGGTACGATGGAGCATTGAGATGTCTGGCCCACCATGGAGGTCAAGTTGCATGGACAAAGGTCATATACGTCAAGAAGTTCTTTGGG CTTCCAGTAGGAATTACCCCAGCCAAACCAACCAATGAAGACCCCACTAAATTCGCTTACCTTTGCCCTGATGGAAGTAGAGTTCCTACAACAGAAACTCCTTGCACGTGGGCCGCTAGGCCTTGGCAAGGCTATATGACCAATGCAGCTGTTGCCAAGTCCGTTGACGAGTTAAGGAGAAAGATTGAGAATTTGAACAGCATTGGAAGTAAAAGTCATGCAGCTTGGATGGAGAAAATTTTAGAGCTGAACGATAAGAGTGCACCTAAGGAAAATAAGATTATATCTCCTGGAGACTACCTAGATAAGGCCAATTATACAGATGTCGTGGAGAGAGATCATGGACCACCATTCAAAAGTGTTAGATTCTGCGTCACGTCGAAGGAGGAGAAAAACAAATGTCGTTCGCTAAGCCAAGCATCATTTTCCAGAAACATCAGACCCCGATTCGATTGTGTCCAAGGACAAAGTGTTGATGACTGTCTGGAAATTATCAGCAAAAACGGGGCTGATATTATCACTTTAGATG GAGGTTTCGTGGATGTAGCAATAAAGAACTTCGACCTCAAACCAATCCTGGCAGAGCAATATGGATCGACTGGTGGTTCCTATTATGCGGTGGCTGTAGTGAAACGAGATTCTCATATTGAAAGTTTTGAAGATTTAAGAGGAAAGAAATCTTGCCATACTGGAATAGGCAGGACTGCAGGTTATAATGCTCCACTCTATACCTTGGTATCCAAAGGGCTAATCAGAGATGGAGATTGTCCTTATCCTAAGGCTTTAGCTGAATTTTTCAACGGTGGCAGTTGTTTACCTGGTGCTAAAAATTGGAA GTACAACTTGGATGGCGCCACATCCGACAAACTTTGTTCGCTTTGTGGGGGTGAAGTAGACACGAAAAACTCGGCCACTAAGTGCAATTTTGACCAATCTGAGTCTTACAGCGGTTATACTGGAGCCTTTAGATGTGTTGTAGAAGGAGGAGGCGATGTAGCTTTCGTCAAACATGTCACTGTTCCTGGAAATACTg ATGGCAACAACCAAGAGGCATGGGCTAAAGACCTGAAGTCTGAGGACTATGAGCTCTTATGCCCTGACGGAAATAGAGCTCCGGTGTCTGATTATGCACGGTGCTACTTAGCTCAAGCCCCTCCTCATATG GTAGTGACATCAAATGAAAAACCCGACTCTTTGGTGGATGAAATCCGGAACGCTTTGATCTCAGCGAGTACCCAGTTCACTGAGAGACCTGACTTGTTCAAGTTATTTGGTTCTTTTAATGGCAAAAAGGATTTACTTTTTAAG GACTCCGCGACTGGTCTTATATCGTTTGCTGGTGATTCAGAGGTGCAGAAAGAATATTCCAAACTACTATCGGTGATCAATGCTTGCCATTAA